The DNA window TCCAGGTGGGCTCGGTGCAGACGCTGGCGAGGCGGCTCGGCAAGGGCAAAGACCCGTTTCGTCTGGTGATCGTGGACGAGGCGCACCACGCGCCGGCGAAGTCCTACAAGGCGGTGCTGGAGGCATCCCCCGACGCGGTGGTGCTGGGGCTGACGGCGACGCCGTACCGCGCCGATGGCGTGGCGCTCGGAGACGTGTTCGATGCGCTCGTGGAGGTGACGACGATCGAGGCGCTCATCGACGCAGGGCACCTCGTCGAGCCTCGCGTGTTCGGACGGCGGGTGCCGGACCTGAGCCGGGTGCGGAAGGTGGGCCCTGATTACAACCTCGGCCAGCTCGCGGAGGTGATGGACCAGGGTGAGCTGGTCGAAGACATCGTCGGGACGTGGCGCGAGAAGGCGGAGGGGCGCACGACCGTGGTCTTCGCGGTGAACATCGCGCACAGCCAGCACATCGCACGCGCGTTCGCGAAGGCTGGTATCGCCGCGGGGCACGTGGATGGGGAGATGGGGGAGGACGAGCGGGCAGCGGTGCTGGGAAGGCTCGCGCGCGGCGAGATCCAGGTCCTCTCGAACTGCAACATCCTCACGGAAGGGTGGGACCTGCCGCAGTGCTCGTGCGTCGTGCTGGCGAGGCCGACGCGGTCACGATCGCTCTGGAAGCAGATGTGCGGACGGGCCCTGCGACCCGCGCCGGAGCTGAAGAAGGTCGACTGCTTGATCCTCGACCACGCCGGCTGCTGGAAGCGGTTCGGGTTCCTCACGGATCCCGAGAAGAACTCGCTGGAGGAAAAGGAGCGGGAGAGCGGTGGTGTGCATTTCGAGTGTCCCTTCTGTGGGGAAGGGCTGCTCGGGTGGCCGCGGCATTGTCCGGCTTGTGGGAGCGAGCTGCCTCGCCATGCCCCGCCGGGTGAACCCCGCGCGAAGTCGGCCGCGCGTGCCGAGGGGGTGATGGTCGAGCTGCGCTCGCTGGAGGAGCGCATCACCCTGTACGAGGGATGGGCGAAGCTGGCGCGGGCGCGCGGACGCGCACCTGGCTGGGTCGCCATCGAGTTCAAGAACTTCTTCGGCCGGTATCCGAAGCGCCTGGAGATGGGTGAGGACCGGTCGTTGTGGACGCGATACGACGAAGCGCTCAGGCGTGGGGTATGGGTGGAGGAATGAGGCGAGCGAGGGCGTAACGCTGGAAGGCTGTCCACGGCACTTCGTTCCTGCACCGTCTCAGGTGATGTCCAACGCGCCCCTGCGGACCGGGCGTTTCGGAGGGCGGCTGTCGTAGAGACAGGGGTTCGCCAGGACGAGGCGTCCTGCGGGTGAGTGGGGCGCTGGCAGAGCATCGTGCGCGAGCGTCGGGGTGGGCAGGGCGTCGTGCGCGCGCGCCGGGACGGTCTCGGGACGTCGTGGGGTCCGCGCGTTGGGCGGGCCGAGCGCCGCGCTGGCGAGCGGTAGGGAGAGCTGAAGCGTGACCTCGGCGAGGATGGCCCGAACGCCGAGGGGACGATGAGGACACGCAGTGCGTGCGGAGAGGACCTCGGTCGAGCCCGTTTCCTTCCGGGATGATCCTGTGCATTCGCGCGCCGCCTGCCCTCGACACCCGAGGCCGCCCGACGTCTTCCCACCGCCAGAATCGCCGTCCCGAGCGCGCAGGATTGCTTCGGGAACGCAACGGAAAGCCACCCCAGGCCCCGGTGTGCGCAGCGTGACTTGGTGATGTCACTCACCCGCACGTGCGCCGGACCAACGATGAACCCGCTTCCAGCCTGGCCATGCTTCTGACGGCTCTCGAAGCTCTCCAAAAATTCCAGAGGTCGAAACCATCAACCCACGACGCAATCACCAGTGCTCACGACGCAATCACCAGCGCTCGCGACGCAATACGGCGAGAACCTGGAGAGCAGCCTCACCTCGGCACGGCGCTCGCAAAAGCGATAGTCACACACCGCAGAGCGCATCACTGGAGATGCCGCGGTGATGAGAGGGAATCACCATGAACCTGTCGAAGAAGCTCGCCATTCTCGCGATTGCAGCCGCCCCGATGACGATGAGCGGCACCGCGGCGGCCCATGACCTCCACGGCTGCGGGATCCACAATCACGGCGCGGTGATCTCGGCGATTGCCGGCGTGGCCCTGGAGACGGCGGAGCTGATGGTCCTCGGCGACATCCAGGCCGACCAGATCTGCCTGGTGAACATCGCCGACTCGCTCAACGGGAGCCTCCTCGAGCTCATCGGGCTCCGTCAGGTCGTCGCGGGTCATAACGTGCAAATTGGCGCCTTGCAGTCGGTCCTCAGTGAGGTATTGATCATCGGCAGCGGCGGCAGCGCGGTCAGCGTCGCAGAGATTCTCAGCGAGAATCACATCTCGGTCCACGACGTGCTGTCCGTCAAGGTGGCGCCCCAGACCCTGGTCCTGTTCTACCTCCCGCAAGCGCAAGCCCAGGGGTGCGGTCTGTGAGCGACGAGAGCGCGACGCGGCCGGGACGGGGATTCGCCCTTCTTCCGGGACGCGCGAATGCCCGACCCGGCCGCGAAGCGGCGCGCCCACGAGAAGCAGGGCGCTGAGACGTGGACACGAGAGCGTGATGGTCTTCCTCGCCGCGTCCGGCGTGGAGACCGCGTGAGTCGAATGAAGGATGTGTGGACCTCCTCGTCGCGGTTGGCGCGGGGGTCGGTGAATGAAATCGTGATTGGTTGGCCTCCTCGTCGCGGTTGGCGCGGGGGTCAGTGAATGAAGTTTCAATCGGTGGCCCAGCGCCACCTCTCCACCTGGTGGCCCAGCGCCACCCCATGAAAGAGGGTACGACCATGAACAGCACCAAGAAGTTCTTCCTCGCCGCCGCCACCGCCATCGTCACCGCCGCCGTCCCCGCAGTCGCCAGCGCAGGTGCCCCCCTCCAGTCGTGCAACAGCAGCCCCTGCGACTCCGCCGGCCTGCTCTCCGCCATCGGCGGCCTCGCGACCGAGGTGACGAAGCTGAAGTTCGCGGGAGCGGTCGAGGACGTCCAGCTCGCGAGCGTGGACGACATGGTGGAGGCCAACGATGTGGACGCGCACGTCCTCGGCCACCTGATGCTCCTCAACTCGCTCAACGCGCTCGCCCTGCAGTCGGTGCTCAGTGACCTCATCGTGATCGCCAGCAACGAGGAGCTGTTGACGGTGGCCGAGCTGCTGAGCGAGAACGCGGTGGGCCTCAGCGACGTGCTGGCGGTGAAGCTCCTCGAGGACACGCTCATCGTGTTCTACCAGGGCGACGGGCCGAAGGGGCAGAGCCAGGGGCAGTGCCAGGTCCAGGGGCAGTGCCAGAGCCCTTGCCAGGCCCAGGGGCAGAACCAGGCGAACTGCATGGGAGGGGGGCAGTAATCGATGGGCATCCTGGCACGGCGTCTCCGGCCGAAGCGGCTGAGGCGCATGTCCTGGGACATCACCCGCGGATCCCCTCCTGGCCGAGCGAAGGACTTCCTTCGCCAGCAAGAACCAAGACCAGCGCAGCCTCACGAGGAGGCGCGATCGAGTCTCGAAGGTCTGTCACGGGCGCTCGCCCTCGCCAAAGCGACGGGGCCACCGCACTTGACAGAGCGGCAACGGCGGGTCGACGATGCAGCACCAGGTGGCGCATCGTCGAACCCTGACCTTATCCGCCGTACCTCCCGCACCGCCTGCGCCTCCTGCCTCCCTGTCCCCTGCACCGCTCCCCGAGGTCTCATGACCGAACCGGCGACTGCGACCCTTCGCTTCCGGGCAGCACGTGACTTCCTGCTGCACCACCGGACCGATCACGAGGCAGCCAGCGCCGGCTTCCAGAAACCCAGCCTGCAACAGTTCAACTGGGCGCTCGACTGGTTCGACGTCATCGCCCGAAGCAACGACCGGACCGCGCTCTGGATCGTCGAGGAAGACGGCTCCGAGCAGCGCTTCTCCTTCGAGGTGCTGTCGCGGCGGTCGAACCAGGTCGCGCGGTGGCTGAAGGAGCAAGGCGTCGCCCGTGGCGATCGCATCGTGCTCATGCTCGGCAACCGGGTGGAGCTGTGGGAGGTGCTGCTTGCGGCGATGAAGCTCGGCGCCGTGGTCATCCCCGCGACGACGTTGCTCTCTCCCACCGATCTGAAGGACCGCATCGAGCGGGGCGGCGCGAAGCACGTGGTGACGTCGCCCGAGGTGGCGTCGAAGCTCGACGGCGCGACGGGAGAGGCCACGCGCATCAGCGTGGGGGACGCGCCCGAGGGGTGGCGACGCTACGCGGACGCGGCGCGAAGCCCCGAGGCGTTCACGCCGGATGGGCCCACGAACGGGAACGACACGCTTCTGCTCTACTTCACCTCGGGCACGACGGCGAAGCCCAAGCTGGTCGAGCACACGCACCTCTCGTACCCCGTGGGGCACCTGTCGACGATGTACTGGATCGGGATCCAGCCCGGCGACGTGCACCTGAACATCTCCTCGCCAGGCTGGGCGAAGCACGCCTGGAGCAACGTGTTCGCGCCGTGGAACGCGGAGGCCACCGTGCTCGTGTACAACTACGCCCGGTTCGACGCGCGCGCCTTGCTCGCGCAGATGGTCCGCTGCGGGGTGACCACGTTCTGCGCCCCGCCGACGGTGTGGCGCATGCTGATCCAGTCGGAGCTCTCGGGGTCGCGCGGGGCACTGCGCGAGGTGGTCGGCGCGGGCGAGCCGCTGAACCCGGAGGTGATCGAGCAGGTGAAGCGGGCCTGGGGGCTGACGATCCGGGACGGCTACGGGCAGACGGAGACCACGGCGCAGATCGGCAACCCGCCCGGTCAGGTGGTGAAGCCCGGGTCGATGGGGCGACCACTGCCGGGCTACCGCGTGTCGCTGCTCGATCCGCTGACGAGCAAGCCAGGGAATGAGGGCGAGATCTGCCTCGATCTGGGCGAGCCACAGCTCGGGCTGATGGTGGGCTACCGCGATGACGAGGCGCTGAACGCCGAGGTGATGCGCGAGGGGCACTACCACACC is part of the Chondromyces crocatus genome and encodes:
- a CDS encoding AMP-binding protein, with protein sequence MTEPATATLRFRAARDFLLHHRTDHEAASAGFQKPSLQQFNWALDWFDVIARSNDRTALWIVEEDGSEQRFSFEVLSRRSNQVARWLKEQGVARGDRIVLMLGNRVELWEVLLAAMKLGAVVIPATTLLSPTDLKDRIERGGAKHVVTSPEVASKLDGATGEATRISVGDAPEGWRRYADAARSPEAFTPDGPTNGNDTLLLYFTSGTTAKPKLVEHTHLSYPVGHLSTMYWIGIQPGDVHLNISSPGWAKHAWSNVFAPWNAEATVLVYNYARFDARALLAQMVRCGVTTFCAPPTVWRMLIQSELSGSRGALREVVGAGEPLNPEVIEQVKRAWGLTIRDGYGQTETTAQIGNPPGQVVKPGSMGRPLPGYRVSLLDPLTSKPGNEGEICLDLGEPQLGLMVGYRDDEALNAEVMREGHYHTGDVASRDDEGYITYVGRSDDVFKASDYRISPFELESVLIEHPAVAEAAVVPSPDPLRLAVPKAFVTLASGYEPTAETALALFTYARDHLSPYKRIRRLAFSALPKTISGKIRRVDLRKQEAEARAEDPEARPTGEHRYDDFPELKQ
- a CDS encoding DEAD/DEAH box helicase, translating into MKYTPRDYQKRAIEMARRAIRSGKKRPLIVAPTGAGKTVIACAIVESAMEKGSRTLFMAHRRELIEQTSRKLDEMEIDHGVIKAGHPRVRPELPIQVGSVQTLARRLGKGKDPFRLVIVDEAHHAPAKSYKAVLEASPDAVVLGLTATPYRADGVALGDVFDALVEVTTIEALIDAGHLVEPRVFGRRVPDLSRVRKVGPDYNLGQLAEVMDQGELVEDIVGTWREKAEGRTTVVFAVNIAHSQHIARAFAKAGIAAGHVDGEMGEDERAAVLGRLARGEIQVLSNCNILTEGWDLPQCSCVVLARPTRSRSLWKQMCGRALRPAPELKKVDCLILDHAGCWKRFGFLTDPEKNSLEEKERESGGVHFECPFCGEGLLGWPRHCPACGSELPRHAPPGEPRAKSAARAEGVMVELRSLEERITLYEGWAKLARARGRAPGWVAIEFKNFFGRYPKRLEMGEDRSLWTRYDEALRRGVWVEE